In Streptomyces sp. NBC_00091, the following proteins share a genomic window:
- a CDS encoding DHA2 family efflux MFS transporter permease subunit — translation MTSAPASATPQEASRLASGQLNRTVAVVITGSVMAVLDMTIVNVALGRLSEAFDAPLETIQWTTTAYTLALAAVIPTAAWAMGRIGAKRTYLTALILFTLGSLLAACAWNAGSLIAFRAVQGLGGGLLMPVGMTMVMRAADRSRLGRAMAFLGLPVLVGPVAGPMLGGWLIDTASWQWIFLVNLPVGAAALALAAKLLRSDAPADPAAAPRLDVPGLLTLSPGLALLLYGLSRGGEGGHFTEPATLLPTLAGAALVAVFVRRALRIPEPLLDLRLLRDRTFAAGIATLALFTCGYFGSMLLGPMYWLQTRGLSASAAGLLVAPIGLAVGVTMQIASRRVDKVSPRRMITAGTAVAALGMLLTSLLTGTEGAPVWQVVGAAMLMGVGAGIVLMPTMTTASRDLPGERMAAASTALSINSQLCASVGTALTSVVLGSTGVTPAGFRAAYAVAAVLLALALLPALRLPGRR, via the coding sequence ATGACATCGGCACCCGCCTCCGCGACGCCGCAGGAGGCCTCCCGCCTCGCGTCCGGGCAGCTCAACCGGACCGTAGCCGTCGTGATCACCGGATCGGTCATGGCCGTGCTGGACATGACGATCGTCAACGTGGCGCTCGGCAGGCTCTCCGAGGCCTTCGACGCCCCGCTGGAGACGATCCAGTGGACCACCACCGCCTACACCCTCGCCCTCGCCGCCGTCATCCCGACGGCGGCGTGGGCCATGGGCCGGATCGGCGCGAAGCGCACCTACCTCACCGCGCTGATCCTCTTCACCCTCGGCTCCTTACTCGCCGCCTGCGCGTGGAACGCAGGCAGCCTGATCGCCTTCCGCGCCGTCCAGGGCCTCGGCGGCGGGCTCCTGATGCCCGTCGGCATGACCATGGTCATGCGGGCCGCCGACCGGAGCCGCCTCGGGCGGGCGATGGCCTTCCTGGGCCTGCCCGTCCTCGTCGGACCGGTCGCCGGCCCGATGCTCGGCGGCTGGCTGATCGACACCGCCTCCTGGCAGTGGATCTTCCTGGTCAACCTGCCCGTGGGAGCCGCCGCGCTGGCCCTCGCCGCGAAGCTGCTGCGCTCCGACGCCCCCGCCGACCCGGCGGCCGCGCCCCGGCTGGACGTCCCCGGGCTGCTGACGCTCTCGCCCGGCCTCGCCCTGCTGCTCTACGGCCTGTCCCGGGGAGGCGAGGGCGGCCACTTCACCGAGCCGGCCACGCTGCTGCCCACGCTGGCGGGCGCCGCCCTCGTCGCCGTCTTCGTACGGCGCGCGCTCAGGATCCCCGAGCCGCTGCTCGACCTGCGGCTGCTGCGCGACCGCACCTTCGCCGCCGGGATCGCCACGCTCGCCCTGTTCACCTGCGGATACTTCGGCTCGATGCTCCTCGGCCCGATGTACTGGCTACAGACGCGGGGCCTGAGCGCCAGCGCCGCCGGCCTGCTCGTCGCCCCCATCGGCCTCGCCGTCGGCGTGACGATGCAGATCGCCTCGCGGCGCGTCGACAAGGTCTCCCCGCGCCGGATGATCACGGCCGGTACCGCGGTCGCGGCCCTCGGCATGCTGCTGACGAGCCTGCTGACCGGCACCGAAGGGGCACCGGTCTGGCAGGTCGTCGGCGCGGCGATGCTGATGGGCGTGGGCGCCGGAATCGTGCTCATGCCGACGATGACCACCGCCAGCCGTGACCTGCCCGGGGAGCGCATGGCCGCCGCGAGCACCGCCCTGAGCATCAACTCCCAGCTGTGCGCCTCGGTCGGGACGGCCCTGACGTCCGTCGTACTCGGCTCGACGGGAGTGACCCCGGCCGGCTTCCGCGCCGCGTACGCCGTCGCGGCGGTACTCCTCGCGCTGGCCCTCCTCCCAGCGCTCCGGCTCCCGGGCAGGCGCTAG
- a CDS encoding PPOX class F420-dependent oxidoreductase, whose amino-acid sequence MTIALNEAVRQLLDSPHPAVLSTLNPDGSPQSSVVWVSRDGDDLLVSTERGRRKERNIDRDGRVGLTVFDLANPYLYAEIRGTATLTEDTGRVVAARIAEEYLGPGGGKEYQDTSDGAVRVVVRITPSKVLGNAAKAEQN is encoded by the coding sequence ATGACGATTGCGCTGAACGAGGCCGTACGACAGCTCCTCGACTCCCCCCACCCGGCGGTCCTCTCCACCCTCAACCCCGACGGCAGCCCGCAGAGTTCGGTGGTGTGGGTGAGCCGGGACGGCGACGACCTGCTGGTTTCCACGGAGCGGGGCCGCCGCAAGGAGCGGAACATCGACCGGGACGGGCGGGTCGGGCTGACCGTCTTCGACCTCGCCAACCCCTACCTCTACGCGGAGATCCGCGGCACCGCCACCCTCACCGAGGACACCGGCCGGGTGGTCGCCGCCCGCATCGCCGAGGAGTACCTGGGCCCGGGCGGCGGCAAGGAGTACCAGGACACCTCCGACGGCGCGGTACGCGTGGTCGTGCGCATCACCCCGTCCAAGGTGCTCGGCAACGCCGCCAAGGCGGAGCAGAACTAG
- a CDS encoding DUF1266 domain-containing protein, with amino-acid sequence MDGWTAPSAVEKELYEAKGRGDWPAYLDALARAELFLPQPRAQVDADPQAARFHPGATGLAVYTRGMLPAPDPHTVFLRQSLAWFANAWDDRDPAHLAVNPGSPAEAYLTTTPADRARWRAHWDAAPSWGLTPGALHALYAGGPLHGPVAHGLAVGAHLAVSNGEFWNALAYHGNGYTRERDRLRKSWGVTDSAGWFDVLQRMLNAEIVSPVWEYALRVRRILAAEFPGPVEVEHWRAATEASLRRGAERAAEPQLTPDGVTVAGPRPTAEVEGEIAGVRRLIGRIARYEQRFRADGLLPADGWVRSVRGWDHGRASQMARWGLATRYGGLEDAERAVLRASAAARGAYGSWEEFSAGYALGRCLHFDEEEFGQWYGSSLATHLTLTADPASPWLNIPWE; translated from the coding sequence ATGGATGGGTGGACGGCGCCGAGTGCGGTCGAGAAGGAGCTGTACGAGGCGAAGGGGCGCGGCGACTGGCCGGCGTACCTCGACGCCCTCGCCCGGGCGGAGCTGTTCCTGCCCCAGCCCCGCGCCCAGGTCGACGCCGATCCGCAGGCGGCCCGTTTCCACCCCGGCGCCACCGGCCTCGCCGTCTACACCCGGGGCATGCTGCCCGCCCCCGACCCCCACACCGTGTTCCTGCGCCAGAGCCTCGCCTGGTTCGCCAACGCCTGGGACGACCGGGACCCCGCCCACCTCGCGGTGAACCCCGGCAGCCCCGCCGAGGCGTACCTGACCACCACCCCCGCCGACCGGGCCCGCTGGCGCGCGCACTGGGACGCCGCCCCCTCCTGGGGCCTGACCCCCGGCGCCCTGCACGCCCTGTACGCCGGCGGCCCGCTGCACGGGCCCGTCGCGCACGGGCTGGCTGTCGGGGCCCACCTCGCCGTCTCCAACGGGGAGTTCTGGAACGCCCTCGCCTACCACGGCAACGGCTACACCCGGGAGCGCGACCGGCTGCGCAAGTCCTGGGGCGTCACCGACAGCGCGGGCTGGTTCGACGTGCTCCAGCGCATGCTGAACGCCGAGATCGTCAGCCCCGTCTGGGAGTACGCGCTCCGCGTGCGCCGGATCCTCGCCGCCGAGTTCCCCGGGCCGGTGGAGGTGGAGCACTGGCGGGCCGCCACCGAGGCGAGCCTGCGCCGCGGCGCCGAGCGGGCCGCCGAGCCGCAGCTCACCCCGGACGGGGTGACCGTCGCCGGCCCCCGCCCCACCGCCGAGGTCGAGGGGGAGATCGCCGGGGTGCGCCGGCTCATCGGCCGGATCGCCCGCTACGAGCAGCGCTTCCGGGCCGACGGGCTGCTCCCCGCCGACGGCTGGGTGCGCTCCGTACGGGGCTGGGACCACGGCCGCGCCTCCCAGATGGCCCGCTGGGGCCTGGCCACCCGCTACGGCGGCCTGGAGGACGCCGAGCGCGCCGTGCTCCGCGCGAGCGCGGCGGCCCGTGGGGCGTACGGCTCGTGGGAGGAGTTCTCGGCGGGGTACGCGCTGGGGCGGTGCCTGCACTTCGACGAGGAGGAGTTCGGGCAGTGGTACGGCTCCTCGCTCGCCACCCACCTGACGCTGACCGCCGACCCGGCCAGTCCCTGGCTCAACATCCCGTGGGAGTGA
- a CDS encoding ATP-binding protein, which translates to MTTEHTLTRYGVRNYPPRQDSVPAARRWAAWLAVAWGEPRVAADVALVTSELVTNALLHGAVRDRYLRVEVQLDGAVLRIAVTDPRGERWPEMRADVTEEESYGRGLHIVSAVARRWGASQRVVGKTVWAECALPGPV; encoded by the coding sequence ATGACCACCGAGCACACCCTCACCCGGTACGGCGTCCGCAACTACCCGCCCCGCCAGGACTCCGTCCCCGCCGCGCGCCGCTGGGCGGCCTGGCTCGCGGTGGCGTGGGGGGAGCCTCGGGTGGCGGCGGATGTGGCGCTCGTGACCAGCGAGCTCGTCACCAACGCCCTGCTCCACGGCGCCGTGCGGGACCGGTACCTGCGGGTCGAGGTGCAGCTCGACGGAGCAGTGCTCCGCATCGCGGTCACCGATCCGCGAGGAGAGCGGTGGCCCGAGATGCGGGCGGACGTCACCGAGGAGGAGTCGTACGGGCGGGGGCTGCACATCGTGAGCGCCGTCGCCCGGCGGTGGGGGGCCTCACAGCGGGTGGTCGGCAAGACCGTGTGGGCCGAGTGCGCCCTCCCGGGGCCCGTATAG
- a CDS encoding helix-turn-helix transcriptional regulator, which produces MNRGTREGQGNRTSTVLGRRLGGELQKLRAKAGKTQLQAAHELSATTTKVTKMESGWVPMRDPDIRVLCQFYGATDADVVNGLLDLARLDRDRRKAKGWWQQMPIVGGLGEYIAMEEVATRIRTWQPALVPGLLQTPEYIRALGVTSNWSHPDEIEALVTTRTKRQGRLWGDQPLEFHAVLWEAVLRQQVGGPDVMRAQLNHLVEMAQLPHVHVQVLPFRAGPYPGANGAFNIVSFSEPGALEVGYAEAIGSTLWAEGVEANAAYTRAFAQVSQRSLAPHDSVNLIDAISKGM; this is translated from the coding sequence GTGAACCGTGGAACACGCGAGGGCCAGGGAAACCGGACATCGACGGTGCTGGGGCGCCGACTGGGCGGCGAACTACAGAAGTTGCGCGCGAAGGCGGGCAAGACCCAGCTACAGGCGGCGCATGAGCTCAGCGCCACAACGACCAAAGTCACCAAGATGGAGAGCGGCTGGGTGCCCATGCGGGACCCCGACATCCGCGTGCTGTGCCAGTTCTACGGAGCCACGGACGCGGACGTGGTGAACGGGCTGTTGGATCTGGCTCGGCTGGACCGCGACCGCCGCAAGGCCAAGGGCTGGTGGCAGCAGATGCCCATCGTGGGCGGGCTGGGCGAGTACATCGCGATGGAGGAGGTCGCCACGCGCATCCGCACGTGGCAGCCGGCCCTCGTGCCCGGGCTGCTTCAGACCCCTGAATACATTCGCGCGCTGGGTGTCACTTCCAATTGGTCGCATCCCGACGAGATCGAGGCGCTGGTGACCACACGGACCAAGCGGCAGGGGCGCCTGTGGGGCGACCAGCCGCTGGAGTTTCACGCGGTGCTGTGGGAGGCGGTGCTGCGCCAGCAGGTCGGCGGCCCCGATGTCATGCGCGCACAGCTCAACCACCTTGTGGAGATGGCCCAACTACCACACGTTCACGTGCAGGTTCTGCCGTTTCGGGCCGGGCCGTATCCCGGTGCCAACGGCGCCTTCAACATCGTCTCGTTCTCGGAGCCCGGGGCGCTGGAGGTCGGCTACGCCGAGGCCATCGGCTCTACCCTGTGGGCAGAAGGGGTGGAAGCCAACGCTGCCTACACGCGCGCGTTCGCCCAGGTTTCCCAGAGGAGCCTTGCACCGCACGACTCGGTGAACCTGATCGACGCCATCAGCAAAGGTATGTAA
- a CDS encoding DUF397 domain-containing protein translates to MNQFEFVKSSYSGDQANSECVEVATNVAGTVAIRDSKLRSDGPVIRVTDTAWAAFAGDRAAFRR, encoded by the coding sequence GTGAACCAGTTCGAGTTCGTGAAGTCCAGCTACAGCGGCGACCAAGCCAACAGCGAGTGCGTCGAGGTGGCCACGAACGTGGCCGGCACGGTCGCCATCCGGGACAGCAAGCTGCGCTCCGACGGGCCGGTCATCCGGGTCACCGACACCGCCTGGGCGGCCTTCGCGGGGGACAGGGCCGCGTTCCGGCGATGA
- a CDS encoding nuclear transport factor 2 family protein, whose amino-acid sequence MADHPHIAVFHRVLAAFSAGDMEALAREFQPDVVWHIGGRNLLTGDYQGREDTFALLGREFQLTGGTYRARLHHVLANDDHMVALLHVTASRENKELDLNLALVLRMRDSAISEGWVLPFDWPAYDDFWS is encoded by the coding sequence ATGGCCGATCATCCGCACATCGCCGTGTTCCACCGTGTCCTGGCCGCCTTCTCGGCCGGCGACATGGAGGCACTGGCGCGGGAGTTCCAGCCCGATGTGGTCTGGCACATCGGCGGCAGGAACCTGCTGACGGGCGACTACCAGGGGCGCGAGGACACTTTCGCGTTGCTCGGCCGGGAGTTCCAGCTGACGGGTGGCACGTACCGCGCGCGGCTCCACCATGTCCTCGCGAACGATGACCACATGGTCGCTCTGCTCCATGTCACGGCGTCCCGTGAGAACAAGGAGCTCGACCTGAACCTGGCCCTCGTCCTCCGCATGAGGGACAGCGCGATCAGCGAGGGATGGGTGCTTCCGTTCGACTGGCCCGCGTACGACGACTTCTGGTCGTAG
- a CDS encoding trans-aconitate 2-methyltransferase has protein sequence MARYLFDSADVHAGGRFTALESCYDPFSRRQLELTGLARGWRCLEIGGGSASVGDWLGECVGPQGEVTVTELEPRWAASPQRPAHVRLLRHDIVRDPLPGKDYDLIHARLVLLHLPQRIEVLKRLVAALRPGGWLVLEEFDCGWTPVLAAPDEASASLFDRVHSALMGLLEKAGADPLWGRRVLGAMAAAGLQQLAATTYAQAWPGGSAGIALHHHNTDQVADRLATSGVSTGDLEEFQTLLKRPDFVVNSYPLISARGRRTYENDKEVPR, from the coding sequence GTGGCCCGTTACCTGTTCGACAGCGCCGACGTTCATGCCGGCGGCCGTTTCACCGCCCTGGAGTCATGCTATGACCCTTTTTCCCGGCGTCAGTTGGAGCTGACCGGGCTCGCCAGGGGGTGGAGATGCCTGGAGATCGGCGGCGGCAGTGCCTCGGTGGGCGACTGGCTCGGTGAGTGCGTGGGACCGCAGGGCGAGGTGACGGTCACCGAGCTCGAACCGCGCTGGGCCGCCTCCCCGCAGCGCCCGGCTCACGTGCGCCTGCTGCGGCACGACATCGTCCGTGACCCGCTGCCGGGAAAGGACTACGACCTCATCCACGCCCGGCTGGTGCTGCTGCACCTGCCGCAGCGGATCGAGGTGCTCAAGCGGCTCGTGGCCGCCCTGCGGCCGGGCGGGTGGCTGGTGCTGGAGGAGTTCGACTGCGGCTGGACGCCGGTACTGGCTGCGCCCGACGAGGCGTCGGCGAGCTTGTTCGACCGGGTCCATTCGGCGCTGATGGGCCTGCTGGAGAAGGCCGGCGCCGATCCGCTGTGGGGACGGCGGGTGCTGGGGGCGATGGCGGCGGCCGGGCTACAGCAGCTTGCGGCGACCACGTACGCCCAGGCCTGGCCGGGCGGGAGTGCGGGCATTGCCCTGCACCACCACAACACCGATCAGGTCGCCGACCGACTGGCCACATCCGGTGTGAGCACCGGTGATCTGGAGGAGTTCCAGACGCTGTTGAAGCGCCCGGACTTCGTCGTCAACTCCTACCCGCTGATCAGCGCGCGGGGCCGCCGGACGTACGAGAACGACAAGGAAGTGCCGCGATGA